A region from the Solibacillus sp. FSL H8-0523 genome encodes:
- a CDS encoding sporulation protein: MSLFNKVLASIGVGAATVDTKLHKSSYTINETVTGVVEVTGGNTEQQIDAIYLTLYTSFVREIDDRKVNDQAALQNFQINEPFTIQANEKREIPFSFVLPTAVPVTAGQSRVWIHTGLDIKNAVDPKDTDYIDVQPTRLASAVLTAVQNLGFRVRKVDTEQAPSYLRNRMKVVQEFEFAPTNNTYRRYLDELELVFLEQSERSVEVLLQVDRRARGLGGFLSEALDMDESFIRLTLFASDNLEAKLADAIERKMK; encoded by the coding sequence TTGTCACTATTTAATAAAGTTTTAGCAAGCATTGGTGTCGGTGCTGCGACAGTGGATACAAAGCTACACAAATCAAGCTATACCATTAACGAAACAGTCACGGGTGTTGTCGAAGTGACAGGGGGCAATACGGAACAGCAGATTGACGCAATTTATTTAACGCTTTATACAAGTTTCGTCCGTGAAATTGATGACCGTAAAGTAAACGATCAAGCCGCGTTACAAAATTTCCAAATTAACGAACCATTTACGATTCAAGCAAATGAAAAACGTGAAATTCCGTTTTCATTTGTGTTGCCTACTGCCGTACCGGTAACAGCTGGCCAATCACGCGTATGGATTCATACAGGTCTAGATATTAAAAATGCCGTGGACCCAAAAGATACAGACTACATCGACGTTCAACCGACGCGTCTTGCAAGTGCTGTATTAACAGCCGTTCAAAACTTAGGTTTCCGCGTTCGTAAGGTGGATACAGAACAGGCCCCTTCGTATTTACGTAATCGTATGAAGGTAGTGCAAGAATTTGAATTCGCTCCAACCAACAACACGTATCGCCGGTATCTAGATGAATTAGAACTGGTCTTTTTAGAGCAATCGGAGCGTTCGGTTGAAGTATTATTACAAGTAGATCGCCGTGCACGAGGCTTAGGTGGCTTTTTATCAGAGGCACTGGATATGGACGAAAGCTTTATCCGCTTAACTTTATTTGCCTCAGATAATCTTGAAGCGAAATTAGCAGATGCGATTGAACGAAAAATGAAGTAA
- the trmL gene encoding tRNA (uridine(34)/cytosine(34)/5-carboxymethylaminomethyluridine(34)-2'-O)-methyltransferase TrmL, which yields MPNHIVLYQPEIPANTGNIARTCAGTNTSLHLIRPLGFSTDDKMLKRAGLDYWEHVNVVYHDSLEDFIEYSKDGEVYLIETYSDEPFTTHDFSDTARDIYFMFGRETTGLPKDFAQERAHMCLRIPQSDHVRSLNLSNTAAIVIYEALRQQNYPGLK from the coding sequence GTGCCAAACCATATTGTTTTATACCAACCAGAAATTCCAGCAAACACAGGCAATATCGCCCGTACATGTGCTGGTACCAATACATCTCTACATTTAATCCGCCCATTAGGCTTTTCAACAGACGATAAAATGTTAAAACGTGCTGGCCTTGATTACTGGGAGCATGTGAATGTGGTGTACCACGATTCATTAGAGGACTTCATTGAATATAGTAAAGATGGAGAAGTGTATTTAATCGAAACGTATAGTGATGAGCCATTTACAACGCATGATTTTAGCGATACCGCGCGTGATATTTACTTCATGTTCGGTCGTGAAACAACGGGCTTACCAAAAGACTTTGCACAGGAGCGTGCACATATGTGCTTGCGTATTCCGCAAAGTGACCATGTGCGTTCTCTGAACTTATCGAATACCGCAGCGATTGTTATTTACGAAGCGCTGCGTCAGCAAAATTATCCTGGGTTAAAATAA
- the queG gene encoding tRNA epoxyqueuosine(34) reductase QueG, whose product MNVTQLQAQLIEYANSIGVDKIGFTTAAPFHELKNRLRRQQELGYQSGFEESDVNLRTEPLRLLEDAESIIAIALAYPSRMDNAPQGKKGERRGIFCRASWGVDYHTAVRERLQLIEAWLVEHVPGVKLKSMVDTGELVDRAVAERAGIGWVGKNCSIITPEFGSYVYLGEVMTNIPFAPSTPIEDECGDCTLCIDVCPTGAIVAPGQLNSQRCIAFLTQTKGFLPDEFRTKIGNRLYGCDTCQTVCPKNKGKINWIHEEFTPDPELAKPLLQPLLSISNKEFKAKFGHVSGSWRGKKPIQRNAILALAHFKEESALPDLITVLQKDERPVLRGTAAWAIGKIGAAGAEEILLQAKALEKDEEVLAEIDKGLTLL is encoded by the coding sequence ATGAACGTCACGCAGCTTCAAGCACAGTTAATTGAATATGCAAATTCGATTGGTGTTGATAAAATTGGATTTACAACGGCGGCACCATTTCATGAATTAAAAAATAGACTGCGTCGCCAGCAGGAGCTTGGGTATCAGTCAGGCTTTGAGGAATCGGACGTAAACTTACGTACGGAGCCACTGCGTTTACTAGAGGATGCAGAAAGTATTATTGCCATTGCGCTTGCTTACCCGTCACGTATGGACAATGCGCCACAAGGGAAGAAAGGTGAGCGCCGCGGGATTTTTTGTCGGGCTTCTTGGGGTGTGGATTATCATACTGCAGTACGTGAGCGATTGCAGCTTATTGAAGCATGGCTAGTGGAGCACGTGCCAGGTGTGAAGTTAAAATCGATGGTCGATACAGGAGAGCTTGTCGACCGTGCTGTTGCCGAACGCGCGGGGATTGGCTGGGTCGGGAAAAACTGTTCCATCATTACACCGGAGTTTGGCTCGTATGTGTATTTAGGGGAAGTGATGACTAATATTCCGTTTGCGCCGTCAACACCGATTGAGGATGAATGCGGGGACTGTACGCTATGCATTGATGTGTGTCCGACAGGGGCGATTGTTGCACCAGGACAACTCAACTCACAGCGCTGTATTGCCTTTTTAACACAAACAAAGGGCTTTTTACCGGATGAATTCCGCACTAAAATCGGCAATCGTTTGTATGGCTGCGATACGTGCCAAACGGTGTGCCCGAAAAATAAAGGCAAGATTAACTGGATCCATGAGGAATTCACACCAGATCCTGAACTCGCAAAACCGTTACTTCAGCCGTTATTATCGATATCCAATAAGGAATTTAAGGCGAAATTCGGGCATGTATCCGGCTCATGGCGCGGTAAAAAACCGATTCAGCGTAATGCGATTTTAGCGCTCGCTCATTTTAAAGAAGAGAGTGCACTGCCTGATTTAATCACCGTTTTACAAAAAGACGAGCGCCCCGTACTACGAGGGACGGCCGCTTGGGCAATCGGGAAGATTGGAGCAGCAGGTGCCGAAGAGATACTGCTACAAGCAAAAGCATTAGAAAAAGATGAAGAAGTGCTCGCCGAAATTGACAAGGGCTTAACACTGTTATAA
- a CDS encoding phenylalanine--tRNA ligase beta subunit-related protein: MKLSINEKIFQQAEQFKIGLIHYNKITVAESPQMIKGRTQLYQENLFFELQDTPVAERAGIKEWRQLWKAFGADPNRYRHSAESLMRRIAKQNYLTPFHSAVDLNNFFSLQYELPIGIYDTHAIDGAIEIALGDEDTGYEGLNSRYNSLHNILYSQDALGAFGSPFVDSTRTAVTERTTDALQIFYLQPSLSTEKSEQLLKSAGNMFTQISGGEYKIALLSKDQPTIEF, encoded by the coding sequence ATGAAACTTTCAATTAACGAAAAAATCTTTCAACAAGCCGAACAATTTAAAATCGGCCTTATCCATTATAACAAAATTACAGTGGCAGAATCTCCTCAAATGATTAAAGGCCGCACACAACTTTATCAGGAAAATTTATTTTTTGAATTACAAGATACGCCCGTAGCGGAACGCGCGGGCATTAAAGAATGGCGCCAACTTTGGAAAGCGTTTGGTGCGGATCCAAATCGTTATCGCCATTCAGCCGAAAGCTTAATGCGTAGAATCGCAAAGCAAAATTATTTAACCCCGTTTCACTCGGCGGTTGATTTAAATAATTTCTTCTCGCTTCAATACGAGCTACCGATTGGGATTTACGATACACATGCAATCGACGGTGCTATCGAAATCGCACTTGGGGATGAGGACACGGGCTACGAAGGCTTAAATAGCCGCTATAATTCCTTACACAACATTTTGTATTCACAAGATGCGCTCGGTGCATTTGGTAGCCCCTTTGTCGATTCAACGCGTACCGCAGTGACAGAACGCACAACCGACGCTCTGCAAATTTTTTATTTACAGCCTTCTCTTTCTACAGAGAAATCCGAGCAGCTACTAAAGAGCGCGGGCAATATGTTCACGCAAATTAGCGGTGGCGAGTACAAAATAGCGCTATTATCAAAGGATCAACCGACTATTGAATTTTAA
- a CDS encoding LD-carboxypeptidase, with protein MKIRPARLQQGDIVGLVNLSSPLQQEALGDKLAFLEQLGLRYKLGNTIQSGAGYLVGTDEERIADFHAMVQDPEVKAIFLVKGGYGIARIVDKISYPLLEDNPKIIWGFSDVTALHTQVNEFANLVTFHGPMLSSPQGELDELSQKMFQQLFQPIEIEYTESIAPLTTIVGGAVRGGLTGGNLNRIIGTLGTKFEIDVRNKILVLEDIGESIEQLDHMMNHLRLARKLEQAAGFVIGDFNMPDDTYRYEDVIQMITDYLKPLQKPTVAGFKIGHCTPNIAIPLGVDAILDADEKTLRILPGVQ; from the coding sequence ATGAAAATTCGACCAGCAAGATTACAACAAGGTGATATCGTGGGGTTAGTGAATTTAAGTAGCCCACTGCAGCAGGAGGCATTAGGAGACAAGCTTGCATTTCTAGAACAGCTTGGCTTACGTTATAAATTAGGAAATACCATTCAGAGCGGTGCGGGTTACTTAGTAGGAACAGACGAAGAGCGTATTGCAGATTTTCATGCGATGGTGCAAGACCCGGAAGTGAAGGCAATCTTTTTAGTAAAAGGTGGCTACGGCATTGCACGTATTGTCGACAAAATTAGCTACCCATTATTAGAGGACAATCCGAAAATTATTTGGGGCTTTTCAGATGTGACGGCTTTACATACGCAAGTAAATGAGTTTGCGAATTTAGTTACGTTCCATGGACCGATGCTTTCTAGTCCACAAGGGGAGCTGGATGAATTGTCACAAAAAATGTTCCAGCAGCTTTTCCAGCCGATTGAAATCGAGTATACGGAAAGTATCGCCCCGCTAACAACTATTGTGGGTGGCGCTGTACGCGGAGGGTTAACGGGTGGTAACTTGAATCGTATTATAGGGACATTAGGTACGAAGTTTGAAATCGATGTACGTAACAAAATTCTCGTGCTGGAGGATATCGGAGAGTCGATTGAACAGCTCGATCATATGATGAATCATCTGCGCTTAGCACGAAAGCTTGAACAGGCAGCAGGCTTTGTTATTGGTGACTTTAATATGCCAGATGACACATATCGTTATGAAGACGTTATTCAGATGATTACTGACTATTTAAAGCCACTTCAAAAACCAACAGTAGCCGGGTTCAAAATCGGCCATTGTACACCAAATATCGCAATTCCACTAGGTGTGGATGCGATTTTAGACGCGGATGAAAAAACATTACGCATTTTACCAGGCGTTCAATAA
- a CDS encoding DMT family transporter — MKFPPQALLVFATLLWGGNFVIGRAVAGDIPPITLAFLRWIVAFIIFFPIAYSRTKKEWPMLKKHFGAVLILALTGVATFNTLVYIGLHYTTSINASLMNSSTPIIIYILSFIFLKERLTKFQLFGTLLSLAGVLFIISGGLMESLLAFSFNKGDLIVLVAVICWSVYSLLIKKYAGKLPGYSTFLVTIALGALMLLPFTGYELLTTSQAITWGASTIGAIFYVGIIASIVAFLSWNTGVVALGANKAGIYLNFIPVFATIFAVLFLDEQLLMAQIIGGIAVIAGVFITTIKK; from the coding sequence ATGAAATTTCCACCACAAGCATTGCTCGTCTTCGCTACCTTATTATGGGGCGGTAACTTTGTAATCGGACGTGCGGTTGCTGGCGATATTCCGCCGATTACACTTGCATTTCTACGCTGGATTGTCGCCTTTATCATCTTTTTCCCCATTGCCTATAGCCGTACCAAAAAGGAATGGCCAATGCTAAAAAAGCATTTTGGTGCCGTCCTTATTTTAGCATTAACCGGGGTTGCTACATTTAATACGCTCGTTTATATTGGCCTGCATTACACTACGTCCATTAATGCATCCTTAATGAACTCATCAACGCCAATTATTATTTACATACTTAGTTTTATTTTCTTAAAGGAACGTTTAACGAAGTTTCAGTTATTTGGAACACTCTTGTCACTAGCGGGTGTGCTATTCATCATTTCAGGCGGTTTAATGGAAAGCTTACTTGCCTTTTCATTTAACAAAGGGGACCTAATTGTATTAGTCGCTGTCATTTGTTGGAGTGTGTATTCATTACTAATTAAGAAATACGCAGGCAAGCTACCAGGCTACTCAACGTTCTTAGTGACCATTGCACTTGGCGCACTCATGTTACTCCCATTTACCGGATATGAGCTGTTAACGACGTCTCAAGCGATTACTTGGGGTGCTTCTACAATTGGTGCTATTTTCTATGTCGGGATCATTGCCTCGATTGTTGCGTTCCTAAGCTGGAATACGGGCGTTGTCGCATTAGGGGCCAACAAAGCCGGGATCTACTTAAACTTCATTCCAGTGTTTGCGACAATTTTTGCTGTTCTGTTTTTAGATGAACAATTACTCATGGCACAAATTATTGGAGGGATTGCCGTTATTGCCGGAGTATTTATTACGACCATTAAAAAATGA
- the nagB gene encoding glucosamine-6-phosphate deaminase, with protein sequence MNAVVNLKWIEAANYEEMSKLAADMFKAELKHNPKMVLGLATGGTPEGFYKELVEAYQAGEISFEQAQSYNLDEYVGINPTNEASYHYYMDQNLFNHVDMKRENIHVPKGDTADLQAAAAHYDEMIEAAGGVDIQLLGIGINGHIGFNEPGTPFTLGTNVVELTESTRDANKIYFNSIDEVPTYAITMGIQTIMNAKKVVLLISGASKQEAMDRLRSGEVTEDFPASALHNHKDVTVIYTGVK encoded by the coding sequence ATGAATGCAGTAGTAAATTTAAAATGGATTGAAGCAGCAAATTACGAGGAAATGAGCAAGCTTGCGGCGGATATGTTTAAAGCGGAATTAAAGCACAATCCAAAAATGGTATTAGGTTTAGCAACAGGTGGGACACCAGAAGGCTTTTATAAAGAACTAGTTGAGGCGTATCAAGCTGGAGAAATTTCATTTGAACAGGCACAGTCTTACAACTTAGATGAATACGTTGGGATTAATCCTACAAATGAAGCGAGCTACCATTACTATATGGATCAAAATCTATTTAATCACGTTGATATGAAGCGTGAGAATATCCATGTGCCAAAAGGGGATACAGCGGACTTACAAGCGGCTGCCGCGCACTATGATGAGATGATTGAGGCAGCTGGTGGTGTTGATATTCAGCTATTAGGTATTGGCATAAACGGACATATTGGTTTTAATGAGCCAGGTACACCATTTACATTAGGGACAAATGTTGTAGAACTGACAGAGTCGACACGTGATGCGAATAAAATTTATTTCAATTCAATCGATGAAGTGCCAACATATGCCATTACAATGGGTATTCAAACAATCATGAATGCGAAGAAAGTCGTTTTATTAATTTCAGGTGCATCAAAGCAGGAAGCCATGGATCGTCTGCGTAGCGGTGAAGTGACAGAGGACTTCCCAGCAAGTGCCCTGCACAATCACAAAGATGTAACAGTGATTTATACAGGTGTAAAATAA